The following are encoded together in the Nocardioides okcheonensis genome:
- a CDS encoding pirin family protein: MVAQIEVLTSREVPLGGPRAMRVRRTLPQRHRSLIGAWCFVDHFGPDEVDQTGGMVVAPHPHTGLQTVSWLFEGEIEHRDSAGNHATVRPGELNLMTSGRGISHTEVSTDATTVLHGAQLWVALPDATRDAHPGFHHYAPDPVRGPGWEVRVFLGEVLGASSPVPTHTPLLGAELMLAPGRTLEVEVDEAFEHGVLLDVGVIEVEGAEVKPSDLAYVPHGRRTLTVTAHEEARLLLLGGPPFGEAIVMWWNFIGRSHDEVAGHRRAWMEQVEGGLTDGRFGLVDTDLEPIPAPVLPNVRLKERR, from the coding sequence ATGGTCGCGCAGATCGAGGTGCTCACCTCGCGCGAGGTCCCGCTGGGGGGACCCCGTGCCATGCGCGTGCGCCGTACGCTCCCGCAGCGCCACCGCTCGCTCATCGGCGCCTGGTGCTTCGTCGACCACTTCGGCCCCGACGAGGTCGACCAGACCGGCGGCATGGTCGTGGCGCCCCACCCGCACACCGGGCTGCAGACGGTGAGCTGGCTCTTCGAGGGCGAGATCGAGCACCGCGACTCCGCCGGCAACCACGCGACGGTCCGCCCGGGCGAGCTCAACCTGATGACCTCGGGTCGCGGCATCAGCCACACCGAGGTCTCCACCGACGCCACGACCGTCCTGCACGGCGCCCAGCTCTGGGTCGCGCTGCCCGACGCCACCCGCGACGCCCACCCCGGCTTCCACCACTACGCCCCCGACCCGGTCCGCGGACCGGGCTGGGAGGTGCGGGTCTTCCTCGGCGAGGTGCTCGGGGCGTCCTCCCCGGTCCCCACCCACACGCCGCTGCTGGGCGCCGAGCTGATGCTCGCCCCGGGGCGCACGCTGGAGGTCGAGGTCGACGAGGCCTTCGAGCACGGCGTGCTGCTCGACGTCGGGGTGATCGAGGTCGAGGGCGCCGAGGTCAAGCCGAGCGACCTGGCCTACGTCCCGCACGGGCGCCGCACGCTCACCGTCACCGCCCACGAGGAGGCGCGGCTGCTGCTGCTCGGCGGCCCGCCCTTCGGCGAGGCGATCGTGATGTGGTGGAACTTCATCGGCCGCTCCCACGACGAGGTCGCGGGCCACCGCCGCGCGTGGATGGAGCAGGTCGAGGGCGGCCTGACCGACGGTCGGTTCGGCCTGGTCGACACCGACCTGGAGCCGATCCCCGCGCCCGTGCTCCCCAACGTGAGGCTCAAGGAGCGCCGCTGA